One Gossypium raimondii isolate GPD5lz chromosome 3, ASM2569854v1, whole genome shotgun sequence genomic window carries:
- the LOC128039615 gene encoding protein ALP1-like — MLGVCTPEMQFVYVLPGWEGSVADGRVLRDAISRRHGLKVPHGCYYLVDAGYTNCEGFLAPFRGQRYHLNEWRQGYQPSSPQEFFNMKHASARNVIERCFGLLKLRWGILRSPSFYPVRVHNRIIIACCLLHNFIRTHMSSDPIEAEVGEGLPTNVVDDDEPNITNIHPSDAWATWRMELATQMFDEWQASRN, encoded by the exons atgctaggtgtttgtacacctgagatgcaatttgtttatgttcttcctggttgggaaggttcagttgctgatggacgggttcttcgagatgccattagtagaagacatggattaaaagttcctcatg gttgttattatctagttgatgctggatacacaaattgcgagggatttcttgcaccatttagaggacagcgatatcatttgaacgagtggcgtcagggttatcagccaagttctccgcaagagttttttaatatgaaacatgcctcagcacgtaatgtcattgaaagatgctttggcttattaaaacttagatggggaatacttaggagtccatcgttctatcctgtaagggtgcacaatagaattattattgcatgttgtttgctccataattttattcgaacccatatgagtagtgatcccattgaagcggaggtgggagaaggattacctactaatgtggtggatgacgatgaaccgaatatcacaaatattcatccatcggatgcttgggctacttggaggatggaactagccacccaaatgttcgatgaatggcaagcatctagaaattag